From the Micromonospora sediminicola genome, one window contains:
- a CDS encoding helix-turn-helix domain-containing protein — translation MAATGTATSTEKGRRIVGAERQTLAKDLVKRYTGGESIRALAASTGRSYGFIHRVLTESGVQLRQRGGARRRKKA, via the coding sequence ATGGCAGCCACCGGCACAGCCACCAGCACTGAGAAGGGTCGCCGGATCGTCGGGGCCGAGCGTCAGACGCTCGCCAAAGACCTGGTAAAGCGGTACACCGGCGGAGAGAGCATCCGTGCTCTGGCGGCCTCGACCGGCCGTTCCTACGGGTTCATCCACCGGGTGCTCACCGAGTCCGGGGTGCAGCTGCGGCAGCGCGGCGGCGCCCGGCGCCGCAAGAAGGCGTGA
- a CDS encoding TetR/AcrR family transcriptional regulator, protein MPRVSQDQLDARRQEILGAARACFARHGYEGATVRRLEEATGLSRGAIFHHFRDKDSLFLAVAEDDAAAMVETVARNGLVQVMRDLLARAVSPDTTGWLGSQLEVSRRLRTDPAFARRWAERSAAIAEATRERLLRQREAGVLRDDVPIDVLAQFLELAYDGLVLHLAMGRPAGDLSRVLDLVEEAVRRH, encoded by the coding sequence GTGCCCAGAGTAAGTCAGGACCAGCTCGACGCGCGCCGACAGGAGATCCTGGGCGCCGCGCGGGCGTGTTTCGCCCGGCACGGCTACGAGGGCGCGACCGTGCGACGGCTGGAGGAGGCCACCGGCCTGTCCCGGGGCGCGATCTTCCACCACTTCCGGGACAAGGACTCCCTCTTCCTCGCCGTGGCCGAGGACGACGCCGCCGCCATGGTCGAGACCGTCGCGCGCAACGGCCTGGTCCAGGTCATGCGCGACCTGCTCGCCCGGGCCGTCTCCCCGGACACCACCGGCTGGCTCGGCAGCCAGTTGGAGGTCTCCCGCCGCCTGCGCACCGACCCGGCCTTCGCCAGGCGCTGGGCGGAACGCTCGGCCGCCATCGCCGAGGCGACCCGGGAACGCCTGCTCCGCCAGCGCGAGGCCGGCGTGCTCCGCGACGACGTGCCGATCGACGTGCTGGCCCAGTTCCTGGAGCTGGCCTACGACGGGCTGGTGCTGCACCTGGCGATGGGCCGCCCGGCGGGCGACCTGAGCCGGGTGCTCGACCTGGTCGAGGAGGCCGTCCGCCGGCACTGA
- a CDS encoding TIGR04222 domain-containing membrane protein, whose amino-acid sequence MTVLAADTWGIPGPVFLRWYLVAAVVLVVGTAVYRFRALAGTPVTDHGALGPQQVAYLNGGDQLAVWTSLGGLRRAGAVGAHPDRRLVPGGPLPAGVTPLDQAVHHAATRGLRSRELARDEWVRRALDELRDGLVRRGLALDQDRRRALRRGALLIGVLLAIGFLRAFVGLSHSRPAGFLMLTLVPLFIAFLLFNRVPWRTRAATAALRDLRRRHAWLRPAAAPAYATYGPSDAALGVALFGTATLWTMDPGFAEQAEIQRQAMGSAGSTGTSCGGGSSCSGGSSSCSGGSSCSGGGGCGGGGGCGG is encoded by the coding sequence ATGACCGTCCTCGCGGCCGACACCTGGGGCATTCCCGGCCCCGTCTTCCTGCGCTGGTACCTCGTGGCCGCCGTCGTCCTGGTCGTGGGCACGGCGGTGTACCGGTTCCGGGCGCTCGCCGGCACCCCGGTCACCGACCACGGCGCGCTCGGACCGCAGCAGGTCGCGTACCTCAACGGCGGCGACCAGCTCGCGGTCTGGACCTCGCTCGGCGGGCTGCGCCGGGCCGGCGCGGTCGGCGCGCACCCGGACCGGCGGCTGGTCCCCGGCGGCCCGCTGCCAGCCGGCGTCACGCCGCTCGACCAGGCCGTCCACCACGCAGCCACCCGTGGCCTGCGCAGCCGCGAGCTGGCCCGCGACGAGTGGGTCCGGCGCGCGCTCGACGAGCTGCGCGACGGCCTGGTCCGCCGGGGCCTGGCCCTGGACCAGGACCGACGCCGGGCACTGCGGCGCGGCGCCCTGCTGATCGGCGTCCTGCTCGCGATCGGCTTCCTGCGCGCCTTCGTCGGGCTCTCCCACAGCCGGCCCGCCGGCTTCCTGATGCTCACCCTGGTCCCGCTGTTCATCGCGTTCCTCCTGTTCAACCGCGTGCCCTGGCGCACCCGGGCGGCCACCGCCGCGCTGCGCGACCTGCGTCGCCGGCACGCCTGGCTGCGGCCCGCAGCCGCACCGGCGTACGCCACGTACGGCCCGTCGGACGCGGCCCTGGGCGTGGCCCTGTTCGGCACCGCCACGCTCTGGACGATGGACCCGGGCTTCGCCGAGCAGGCCGAGATCCAGCGACAGGCGATGGGCTCGGCGGGCAGCACGGGCACCTCGTGCGGCGGCGGCAGCTCCTGCTCCGGGGGCAGCTCCTCCTGCTCCGGCGGCAGCTCCTGCTCCGGCGGCGGGGGTTGCGGCGGCGGAGGGGGGTGCGGCGGATGA
- a CDS encoding dienelactone hydrolase family protein, whose protein sequence is MRFTSETSSDGVSEQLFVLGEIPGVLWTPEGAAGTRPLVLMGHGGGQHKKDPGIVARARRFVAECDFAVAAVDVPGHGDRPKVEEYNRIATENQARVDAGEELAPLIAGFQALVARQTVPEWRAVLEAVQQLEHVGAGPVGYWGVSLGCGLGVPFVAAEPRVRAAVLGLGGALASAEAAARITVPVEFLLQWDDERVPQAQGLALFDALASAEKTLHANPGKHGEIPAFEMDSTLRFFARHLR, encoded by the coding sequence ATGCGCTTCACCTCTGAGACGTCGTCCGACGGTGTCTCCGAACAGCTCTTTGTCCTCGGTGAGATTCCCGGCGTGCTGTGGACCCCAGAAGGTGCCGCCGGTACTCGTCCCCTTGTCCTCATGGGACACGGCGGCGGTCAACACAAGAAGGACCCCGGCATCGTGGCCCGTGCGCGCCGCTTCGTGGCCGAGTGTGACTTCGCGGTGGCGGCCGTCGACGTGCCCGGCCACGGCGACCGGCCGAAGGTCGAGGAGTACAACCGGATCGCCACCGAGAACCAGGCTCGCGTGGACGCTGGGGAAGAGTTGGCTCCGCTGATCGCTGGTTTCCAGGCGCTCGTAGCCCGCCAGACCGTCCCGGAATGGCGGGCAGTCCTGGAGGCGGTCCAGCAACTCGAGCACGTCGGTGCTGGTCCGGTGGGCTACTGGGGCGTGTCGTTGGGTTGCGGACTCGGCGTTCCATTCGTTGCCGCCGAACCCCGGGTCCGCGCGGCAGTGCTGGGCCTGGGCGGGGCGCTGGCATCAGCCGAGGCCGCCGCGCGGATCACGGTCCCGGTGGAGTTCCTGCTGCAGTGGGACGATGAGCGGGTGCCGCAGGCCCAGGGCTTGGCGTTGTTCGACGCCTTGGCCTCAGCCGAGAAGACGCTGCACGCCAACCCGGGCAAGCACGGGGAGATCCCGGCATTCGAGATGGACAGCACGCTACGGTTCTTCGCCCGGCACCTCCGCTGA
- a CDS encoding SDR family oxidoreductase, giving the protein MDLGLADRVYVLTGASGGLGFATAEQLVADGARVVISARAPERVAAAIDALGDPERAIGLTADLTDPGTPERLVAAAREHFGRLDGALVSVGGPPRGTAAEVTDAQWRESFETVFLGSVRVARTVAGALGDGGAIGLVLSTSVRGPLPGLGISNGLRPGLAGVAKDMADEYGPRGVRVFSLLPGRIMTDRNRELLAAAGNADRARAEAEAAIPLRRIGDPAEFGRVAAFLLSPAAGYVTGVSVPVDGGALRGL; this is encoded by the coding sequence ATGGATCTCGGACTCGCCGACCGGGTGTACGTGCTCACCGGCGCCTCCGGCGGCCTCGGCTTCGCCACCGCCGAACAGCTCGTCGCCGACGGCGCCCGCGTGGTGATCTCCGCTCGGGCCCCGGAACGGGTGGCCGCCGCGATCGACGCGCTCGGTGACCCGGAGCGGGCGATCGGGCTGACCGCCGACCTCACCGACCCGGGCACCCCGGAGCGGCTCGTCGCGGCGGCCCGGGAACACTTCGGCCGGCTCGACGGCGCGCTGGTCTCGGTCGGCGGCCCGCCCCGGGGCACCGCTGCCGAGGTCACCGACGCGCAGTGGCGGGAGTCCTTCGAAACGGTCTTCCTGGGCAGCGTCCGGGTCGCGCGCACGGTGGCCGGCGCGCTCGGCGACGGCGGCGCCATCGGGCTGGTGCTCTCCACCTCGGTCCGGGGGCCGCTGCCCGGGCTCGGCATCTCCAACGGCCTGCGGCCCGGCCTGGCCGGCGTGGCCAAGGACATGGCCGACGAGTACGGCCCGCGCGGCGTACGGGTGTTCAGCCTGCTGCCGGGGCGGATCATGACGGACCGCAACCGGGAGCTGCTGGCCGCCGCGGGCAACGCCGACCGGGCCCGCGCCGAGGCCGAGGCGGCGATCCCGCTGCGCCGCATCGGCGACCCGGCCGAGTTCGGCCGGGTGGCCGCGTTCCTGCTCTCCCCCGCCGCCGGCTACGTCACCGGGGTGAGCGTCCCGGTCGACGGCGGCGCCCTGCGCGGCCTGTGA
- a CDS encoding enoyl-CoA hydratase/isomerase family protein: MTAETTGVRLDCDGPVATVTLCRPDVLNAQTPAMWRAMSDFSRDLPGDVRVVVVRGEGRAFSAGLDLAVAGATGPGSFAELATLSEAECADRIADYQGGFTWLHRPDVISIAAVQGHAIGAGFQLALACDLRVLAADAKLSMAEVTLGLVPDLAGTRRLVELVGYSRALEICATGRRMDAAEADRIGLATLVVPNDELDAAVRDLSAGLLANNRDAIVEIKALLAGAVGRSHAEQQRAEREAQTRRIRDLAGRGE; encoded by the coding sequence GTGACCGCCGAGACGACCGGAGTGCGACTCGACTGCGACGGGCCGGTCGCGACGGTGACGTTGTGCCGGCCCGACGTTCTCAACGCCCAGACCCCGGCGATGTGGCGCGCGATGAGCGACTTCTCCCGGGACCTGCCCGGCGACGTCCGCGTCGTCGTCGTACGCGGGGAGGGTCGGGCGTTCTCCGCGGGCCTGGACCTGGCGGTCGCCGGCGCCACCGGGCCCGGTTCCTTCGCCGAGCTGGCCACGCTGTCCGAGGCGGAGTGCGCCGACCGGATCGCCGACTACCAGGGCGGCTTCACCTGGCTGCACCGGCCGGACGTCATCTCGATCGCCGCCGTGCAGGGCCACGCCATCGGCGCGGGCTTCCAGCTCGCCCTCGCCTGCGACCTGCGCGTGCTCGCCGCCGACGCCAAGCTGTCCATGGCCGAGGTGACCCTCGGTCTGGTCCCCGACCTGGCCGGCACCCGCCGCCTGGTCGAGCTGGTCGGCTATTCCCGGGCGCTGGAGATCTGCGCCACCGGCCGCCGGATGGACGCCGCCGAGGCGGACCGGATCGGCCTGGCCACCCTGGTGGTGCCCAACGACGAGCTGGACGCCGCCGTCCGCGACCTGTCGGCCGGGCTGCTGGCCAACAACCGGGACGCGATCGTGGAGATCAAGGCGTTGCTCGCCGGCGCGGTCGGACGCTCGCACGCCGAGCAGCAGCGAGCCGAGCGGGAGGCGCAGACGCGGCGGATCCGGGACCTGGCCGGGCGGGGCGAATAG
- a CDS encoding ABC transporter ATP-binding protein, which yields MAGGGMGGWSMLRSLRNRDEVSAHQLKRGTARRIVAFAGPYRRDIVVFLLTVIVAAVIGVATPLLAGDVIDAIAGGGPAAQSTVVRLALIIAVLAVADALFSLAQRWYSARIGEGIILDLRTRVYDHVQRMPLQFFTRTQTGALVSRLNNDVLGAQRAFTSTLSGVVSNVIQLVLTAGAMLVLSWQITVLALVLLPIFIIPARRVGRRLAEITRESYNLDAKMNATMTERFGVAGALLVKLFGAPEVEADRFARRAERVRDIGIQSAMYSRTFFVAMLLVASLAQALTYGVGGWLAVAGAVSAGTVVKLALLLTRLYGPLTALSNVRVDVMSALVSFDRVFEVLDLRPGIAEKPDAVPVPPRNGRVEFRDVRFRYPTAAEVSLASLEEVTTLDRTVNEPVLKGVSFAVEPGQMVALVGPSGAGKSTLSMLISRIYDVTDGQVLVGGVDVRDATLASLRDEIGVVTQDSHLFHETIRENLRYAKPDATDDEIWAALAGAQVADLVRALPDGLDTTVGERGYRFSGGEKQRIAIARLLLKAPSIVILDEATAHLDSESEAAVQRALSVALTGRTALVIAHRLSTVRDADQILVLDEGRIVERGRHDELVAVGGLYAELYRTQFAVADSPAPYAEPEQPEPVVTTVPMGTYVAQESMPPATAN from the coding sequence ATGGCCGGCGGCGGCATGGGCGGCTGGAGCATGCTCCGGTCGCTGCGCAACCGCGACGAGGTCTCCGCCCACCAGCTCAAGCGCGGCACCGCCCGGCGGATCGTCGCCTTCGCCGGGCCCTACCGGCGCGACATCGTCGTCTTCCTGCTCACCGTGATCGTGGCCGCCGTGATCGGCGTGGCCACCCCGCTGCTCGCCGGTGACGTCATCGACGCGATCGCCGGCGGCGGCCCGGCCGCCCAGTCCACCGTCGTCCGGCTCGCTCTGATCATCGCGGTGCTGGCCGTGGCCGACGCGCTCTTCTCCCTGGCCCAGCGGTGGTATTCCGCCCGCATCGGCGAGGGCATCATCCTCGACCTGCGCACCCGGGTCTACGACCACGTCCAACGGATGCCGTTGCAGTTCTTCACCCGCACCCAGACCGGGGCGCTGGTCAGTCGGCTCAACAACGACGTGCTCGGCGCCCAGCGGGCGTTCACCTCGACGCTGTCCGGGGTGGTCAGCAACGTCATCCAGCTCGTGCTCACGGCCGGGGCGATGCTCGTGCTGTCCTGGCAGATCACCGTGCTGGCGCTGGTGCTGCTGCCGATCTTCATCATTCCGGCCCGCCGGGTCGGCCGGCGGCTCGCCGAGATCACCCGCGAGTCCTACAACCTCGACGCCAAGATGAACGCCACCATGACCGAGCGGTTCGGCGTCGCGGGGGCCCTGCTGGTCAAGCTGTTCGGCGCGCCCGAGGTGGAGGCCGACCGGTTCGCCCGCCGGGCCGAACGGGTCCGTGACATCGGCATCCAGTCCGCGATGTACTCGCGCACGTTCTTCGTGGCGATGCTGCTGGTGGCCTCGCTGGCCCAGGCGCTGACCTACGGTGTGGGCGGCTGGCTCGCGGTCGCCGGCGCGGTCAGCGCGGGCACCGTCGTCAAGCTGGCCCTGCTGCTCACCCGTCTCTACGGTCCGCTCACCGCGTTGTCCAACGTCCGGGTCGACGTGATGAGCGCGTTGGTCTCCTTCGACCGCGTGTTCGAGGTGCTCGACCTGCGCCCGGGCATCGCGGAGAAGCCGGACGCGGTGCCGGTCCCGCCCCGCAACGGGCGGGTCGAGTTCCGCGACGTGCGCTTCCGCTACCCGACCGCCGCCGAGGTGTCACTGGCCTCGCTGGAGGAGGTCACCACGCTCGACCGCACGGTCAACGAGCCGGTGCTCAAGGGCGTCTCGTTCGCCGTCGAACCCGGTCAGATGGTGGCCCTGGTCGGCCCGTCCGGCGCCGGCAAGTCGACGCTGTCCATGCTGATCTCCAGGATCTACGACGTCACCGACGGCCAGGTGCTGGTCGGCGGCGTCGACGTGCGCGACGCGACGCTCGCCTCGCTGCGCGACGAGATCGGTGTGGTGACGCAGGATTCGCACCTGTTCCACGAGACGATCCGGGAGAACCTGCGCTACGCCAAGCCCGACGCCACCGACGACGAGATCTGGGCGGCCCTCGCCGGCGCGCAGGTCGCCGACCTGGTGCGGGCGCTGCCCGACGGGCTCGACACCACCGTCGGCGAGCGGGGCTACCGCTTCTCCGGCGGCGAGAAGCAGCGCATCGCGATCGCCCGCCTGCTGCTGAAGGCCCCGTCGATCGTGATCCTCGACGAGGCCACCGCACACCTCGACTCGGAGAGCGAGGCGGCGGTGCAGCGGGCCCTGTCGGTGGCGCTGACCGGGCGCACCGCGCTGGTGATCGCGCACCGGCTCTCCACCGTGCGCGACGCCGACCAGATCCTGGTGCTCGACGAGGGGCGCATCGTCGAGCGCGGCCGGCACGACGAGCTGGTGGCGGTCGGCGGTCTCTACGCCGAGCTCTACCGCACCCAGTTCGCGGTCGCCGACTCGCCGGCGCCCTACGCCGAGCCGGAGCAGCCCGAGCCGGTGGTGACCACGGTGCCGATGGGCACCTACGTCGCCCAGGAGAGCATGCCGCCCGCCACCGCGAACTAG
- the mug gene encoding G/U mismatch-specific DNA glycosylase yields MSDRRRPAGGRPEPAPGPGTPARRHPRPSREQLAAAADRLLPDVIAPGLDVLFVGINPGLWSAATGWHFARPGNRFWPALHRGGFTPRQLHPSEQDTLPALGLGITNMVARASARADELTAEELVDGARALTAKVERYRPRWVAVVGVTAYRIGFVRPKAGFGPQPEPLGPARLWVLPNPSGLNAHFTPETLGAAFGELRAAVAGG; encoded by the coding sequence GTGAGTGATCGACGTCGTCCGGCCGGCGGCCGACCCGAGCCCGCGCCCGGTCCGGGCACGCCGGCCCGGCGCCACCCCCGACCCAGCCGGGAACAGCTCGCCGCCGCGGCCGACCGGCTGCTGCCCGACGTGATCGCGCCCGGGCTGGACGTGCTCTTCGTCGGCATCAACCCGGGCCTGTGGTCGGCCGCCACCGGCTGGCACTTCGCCCGCCCCGGCAACCGGTTCTGGCCGGCGCTGCACCGCGGCGGCTTCACCCCGCGCCAACTGCACCCCAGTGAGCAGGACACGCTGCCCGCCCTGGGACTGGGCATCACCAACATGGTGGCCCGGGCCAGCGCCCGCGCCGACGAGCTGACCGCCGAGGAGTTGGTCGACGGCGCCCGCGCGCTGACCGCGAAGGTCGAGCGCTACCGGCCGCGCTGGGTGGCGGTGGTCGGGGTGACCGCGTACCGGATCGGGTTCGTCCGGCCGAAGGCCGGCTTCGGGCCGCAGCCGGAACCGCTCGGGCCCGCCCGGCTCTGGGTGCTGCCCAACCCGAGCGGGCTGAACGCCCACTTCACCCCGGAGACGCTCGGTGCCGCCTTCGGCGAGCTGCGCGCCGCGGTCGCCGGCGGATAG
- a CDS encoding DUF692 domain-containing protein: protein MSGPSGVGIGWRPEIAGFVAGLPGLRFVEVVAEAVAPTGPLPAGLAELRERGVTVVPHGVRLSLGGAEPVDPTRVAHLAGVAAALEAPLVSEHIAFVRAGGLEAGHLLPLPRSREAVAAVVANVRRAQAELPVPLALEPIAALFDWPDDELDEADFLTEILAATDALLLLDVANVHANARNRGSDPTALLDRLPLDRIAYVHVAGGAEAGGFYHDTHTDPVPAEVLDLVRELCARRRPPALLLERDGHYPPAAELRGELDALATASGYPVVT from the coding sequence ATGAGCGGCCCGTCCGGGGTCGGCATCGGCTGGCGTCCCGAGATCGCCGGCTTCGTCGCCGGGCTGCCGGGGCTGCGCTTCGTCGAGGTGGTCGCGGAGGCGGTCGCCCCGACCGGGCCGCTCCCGGCCGGCCTGGCCGAGCTGCGCGAACGCGGCGTCACCGTCGTACCCCACGGGGTGCGGCTGTCCCTCGGCGGCGCGGAACCCGTCGACCCGACCCGGGTGGCGCACCTGGCCGGGGTGGCGGCGGCGCTGGAGGCGCCGCTGGTCAGCGAGCACATCGCGTTCGTGCGCGCCGGCGGGTTGGAGGCCGGGCACCTGCTGCCGCTGCCGCGCAGCCGGGAGGCGGTGGCCGCGGTGGTGGCCAACGTACGGCGGGCGCAGGCGGAGCTGCCGGTGCCGCTGGCGCTGGAGCCGATCGCGGCGCTCTTCGACTGGCCCGACGACGAGCTGGACGAGGCCGACTTCCTCACCGAGATCCTCGCCGCCACCGACGCGCTGCTGCTGCTCGACGTCGCCAACGTGCACGCCAACGCCCGCAACCGGGGCAGCGACCCGACCGCCCTGCTCGACCGGCTGCCGCTGGACCGGATCGCCTACGTGCACGTGGCCGGCGGCGCCGAGGCCGGCGGCTTCTACCACGACACGCACACCGACCCGGTCCCCGCCGAGGTGCTCGACCTGGTCCGTGAGCTGTGCGCCCGACGCCGCCCGCCGGCGCTGCTGCTGGAACGCGACGGCCACTACCCGCCCGCCGCCGAGCTGCGCGGAGAGCTGGACGCGCTCGCCACCGCCTCCGGGTATCCGGTGGTCACGTGA
- a CDS encoding ABC-F family ATP-binding cassette domain-containing protein — translation MITATGLELRAGSRILLSDTTLRVQPGDRIGLVGRNGAGKTTTLKVLAGEGQPYAGQIDRRSAIGYLPQDPRTGDLDVTGRDRVLSARGLDVLMAQMKELENKLAEGADDDRLVRRYGALEDQFASLGGYAAEAEAARICANLGLPDRALAQTIGTLSGGQRRRIELARILFRDAGENGGGILLLDEPTNHLDADSITWLRGFLANHKGGLIVISHDGSLLESVVNKVWFLDATRSVVDTYNLGWKAYLEARETDERRRRRERANAEKKAGALMAQADKMRAKATKTVAAQNMARRAEKLISGLEEVRHADKVAKVRFPNPAPCGKTPLTATGLSKSYGSLEIFTDVNVAVDRGSRVAILGLNGAGKTTLLRMLGGLLESDTGEVRPGHGLRLGYYAQEHETLDVDRTILEHMRSAASDQTDTDLRKILGAFLFSGEDVDKPAGVLSGGEKTRLALATLVCSGANVLLLDEPTNNLDPVSREQVLDAIARYPGAIVLVTHDPGAVTALKPDRAILLPDGDEDAWSDDLLELVELA, via the coding sequence ATGATCACTGCCACCGGCCTGGAACTGCGCGCCGGTTCCCGGATCCTGCTGTCCGACACCACCCTGCGCGTGCAGCCGGGCGACCGGATCGGCCTGGTCGGCCGCAACGGCGCCGGCAAGACCACCACCCTCAAGGTGCTCGCGGGGGAGGGCCAGCCGTACGCCGGGCAGATCGACCGGCGCAGCGCCATCGGCTACCTGCCGCAGGACCCCCGTACCGGCGACCTCGACGTCACCGGCCGCGACCGGGTGCTCTCCGCGCGCGGGCTGGACGTCCTCATGGCGCAGATGAAGGAGCTGGAGAACAAGCTCGCCGAGGGCGCCGACGACGATCGGTTGGTCCGCCGCTACGGCGCGCTGGAGGACCAGTTCGCCTCCCTCGGCGGCTACGCGGCCGAGGCCGAGGCGGCCCGGATCTGCGCCAACCTGGGCCTGCCCGACCGTGCCCTGGCCCAGACCATCGGCACGCTCTCCGGCGGTCAGCGCCGCCGCATCGAGCTGGCCCGGATCCTGTTCCGCGACGCCGGCGAGAACGGCGGCGGCATCCTGCTGCTCGACGAGCCCACCAACCACCTCGACGCCGACTCGATCACCTGGCTGCGCGGGTTCCTGGCCAACCACAAGGGCGGCCTGATCGTGATCTCCCACGACGGGTCGCTGCTGGAGTCCGTGGTCAACAAGGTGTGGTTCCTGGACGCCACCCGGTCCGTGGTCGACACGTACAACCTCGGCTGGAAGGCGTACCTGGAGGCGCGCGAGACCGACGAGCGGCGCCGCCGCCGGGAGCGGGCCAACGCGGAGAAGAAGGCCGGCGCGCTGATGGCGCAGGCGGACAAGATGCGGGCCAAGGCCACCAAGACCGTCGCCGCGCAGAACATGGCCCGCCGGGCCGAGAAGCTGATCTCCGGGCTGGAGGAGGTACGCCACGCCGACAAGGTGGCCAAGGTGCGCTTCCCCAACCCGGCGCCGTGCGGCAAGACGCCGCTGACCGCCACCGGCCTGTCCAAGTCGTACGGGTCGTTGGAGATCTTCACCGACGTGAACGTGGCGGTGGACCGGGGTTCCCGGGTGGCCATCCTCGGCCTCAACGGCGCCGGCAAGACCACCCTGCTGCGGATGCTCGGCGGCCTGCTGGAGTCGGACACCGGCGAGGTGCGCCCCGGGCACGGGCTGCGGCTGGGCTACTACGCCCAGGAGCACGAGACGCTGGACGTGGACCGGACGATCCTGGAGCACATGCGCAGCGCGGCCTCGGACCAGACCGACACCGACCTGCGGAAGATCCTCGGCGCGTTCCTGTTCTCCGGCGAGGACGTGGACAAGCCGGCGGGTGTCCTCTCCGGCGGGGAGAAGACCCGGCTGGCGCTGGCCACGCTGGTCTGCTCGGGCGCCAACGTGCTGCTGCTCGACGAGCCGACGAACAACCTCGACCCGGTCAGCCGGGAGCAGGTGCTCGACGCCATCGCCCGCTACCCGGGCGCGATCGTGCTGGTCACCCACGATCCGGGCGCGGTCACCGCGCTCAAGCCGGACCGCGCCATCCTGCTGCCCGACGGCGACGAGGACGCCTGGTCCGACGACCTCCTGGAACTGGTCGAGCTGGCCTGA
- the ypfJ gene encoding KPN_02809 family neutral zinc metallopeptidase, with the protein MELNENARVDTSQVDDRRGSGGGGGGMGIPIPGGGGRGGIVGIIIAVLVALVGGGFGLNAATNGGGSEQGDNTSLEQKCSAEDALKQLDCRNTLYVNSIQAYWRTAMPEVFGEQYQPSKTVFFSQNVSTGCGAADSGVGPFYCPADDLVYIDLTFYRLLADQLGAEGEFAQPYVLAHEYGHHVQDLLGTEAQMRRQQQRDPQNANALSVKLELQADCYAGAWAKNATGTADEGGQKIFKSITDQDIQQAIDTAEKIGDDAIQQRSGRPVNPDEFTHGSSEQRKQWFTKGFSTGDPKSCDTFGSSQ; encoded by the coding sequence ATGGAGCTGAATGAGAACGCGCGGGTCGACACCAGTCAGGTGGACGACCGGCGAGGGTCCGGCGGCGGAGGCGGCGGGATGGGCATCCCGATCCCCGGCGGCGGCGGCCGGGGCGGGATCGTGGGCATCATCATCGCCGTACTGGTCGCCCTGGTGGGCGGCGGCTTCGGCCTGAACGCCGCCACCAACGGCGGCGGCTCCGAGCAGGGCGACAACACCTCGCTGGAGCAGAAGTGCTCGGCCGAGGACGCGCTGAAGCAGCTCGACTGCCGCAACACGCTGTACGTCAACTCGATCCAGGCCTACTGGCGCACCGCCATGCCGGAGGTCTTCGGCGAGCAGTACCAGCCGTCCAAGACGGTCTTCTTCAGCCAGAACGTCAGCACCGGCTGCGGCGCCGCCGACTCCGGGGTGGGCCCGTTCTACTGCCCCGCCGACGACCTGGTCTACATCGACCTCACGTTCTACCGGCTGCTCGCCGACCAGCTCGGCGCCGAGGGCGAGTTCGCCCAGCCGTACGTGCTGGCCCACGAGTACGGCCACCACGTGCAGGACCTGCTCGGCACCGAGGCGCAGATGCGCCGCCAGCAGCAGCGCGACCCGCAGAACGCCAACGCGCTCTCGGTCAAGCTGGAGCTGCAGGCCGACTGCTACGCCGGCGCCTGGGCGAAGAACGCCACCGGCACCGCCGACGAGGGCGGCCAGAAGATCTTCAAGAGCATCACCGACCAGGACATCCAGCAGGCGATCGACACCGCCGAGAAGATCGGCGACGACGCGATCCAGCAGCGTTCGGGCCGGCCGGTGAACCCGGACGAGTTCACCCACGGCTCGTCCGAGCAGCGCAAGCAGTGGTTCACCAAGGGCTTCTCCACCGGTGACCCGAAGTCCTGCGACACCTTCGGCTCCAGCCAGTGA